One stretch of Miscanthus floridulus cultivar M001 chromosome 18, ASM1932011v1, whole genome shotgun sequence DNA includes these proteins:
- the LOC136521914 gene encoding protodermal factor 1-like: MSGKVLLVAVLLVGVASRCSSGSRGLQGDHVAEQKYGGGGYGGGGSGGGYGGGGGGGGGGYGGGGGGGYGGGGYTPTPVYSGTGTCDYWKSHPDAIVSCIGSLGSILGSLGDVCSAFFGSKLQTLQDALCNTRTDCYGDLLREGAAAYLNSVAAKQQYAYSTQQVKDCIAVALTSKAAAVAQAAMFKKANYACHY, encoded by the exons ATGAGCGGCAAGGTTCTCCTTGTCGCCGTCCTCTTGGTGGGCGTAGCCTCTCGGTGCTCATCAGGCAGCAGGGGCCTGCAGGGAGATCACGTTGCTGAACAGAAGT acggtggcggtgggtaCGGAggaggtggcagcggcggcgggtacggcggtggaggtggaggtggtggtggtgggtacggcggcggcggtggcggcgggtacGGAGGCGGCGGCTACACGCCGACGCCAGTCTACTCTGGCACCGGGACCTGCGA CTACTGGAAGAGCCACCCGGACGCGATCGTCTCGTGCATCGGGTCGCTGGGCAGCATCCTGGGCTCCTTGGGCGACGTGTGCAGCGCCTTCTTCGGGAGCAAGCTGCAGACGCTGCAGGACGCGCTGTGCAACACCCGCACCGACTGCTACGGCGACCTCCTCCGCGAGGGCGCCGCCGCCTACCTCAACTCCGTCGCCGCCAAGCAGCAGTACGCCTACAGCACGCAGCAGGTCAAGGACTGCATCGCCGTCGCGCTCACGTCCAAGGCCGCCGCCGTCGCGCAGGCCGCCATGTTCAAGAAGGCCAACTACGCCTGCCACTACTAG